The Plectropomus leopardus isolate mb chromosome 1, YSFRI_Pleo_2.0, whole genome shotgun sequence sequence tatatgactGACCTGTGGagaaatcatctttttcttcttgaagCGCTGCAAGTGATTGTAAACAcagttcccacacattttcttagacaaaaattcaaaacttttcaaggaaCCGTAGGAACAATTTTTGTCAGACATGTCAGATTCATATTCTCTTCACATAATTTCAGCTAACTGGTATACATAAAGGAAGACATAGAAAGTgggaagaagatgaagaaacgTAGGTGAAGGTAAAGGAAACCTCATCTTTACATATTAGAGCTACAACAagtaaatatgtcattttgttaaattacTTGGAAGGTTATGCACAGAGGATTACTAACAATTGCAATGCACACAATAAAATTCTATGACttctccaaaactttcaatttttttttttttactaattccatgatttttacaagcctggaaaatgtgacagtGAAATTCCATGCCTTTCCAGATTTCCTGTGACTTTGAGGACCCTGTATAAAATTAAGAAGTAGTTTTGGTCAGAGGTGGGTTTAATGAAGGTTATTAGAGTGAGTTGGGTTAATCcgcattttgccaacaggtaagtATAAGAGACAAATTAAGACAGATAaatgaaattagataaaatgtttgtggcaattaaaacctcacaaattcaaatttaagaacactgaaatattttaggGCCTAACATGGATaatttttctagaattttatgaaATCATAAGCAATGTAAGTCtatttaaggacctgcagacaccttGTCTGAGGCAGCAGCAGGATCACTGTCTCCACTTTTTGTGAAGGATAATTAGACGCTTGCAGCTCCTTTCAATCATTCACTGCACACCTCAGCAGAAAGGGCCGTGTGGTCCAGTCACTCCTTTCGACCACCAAACTAACGAACACATGCACTTAAACTGAGACAATCAACACCAGAAGTAGAAAATTATTCAAGCTTAACCATATTTATCAAAGAGCATCATCAAAAATAAGACATTCTACATACATTCATCAGAAAATAGCCTATATGTCAGATGGTGGTTGCcataaatttaattaaacaagCCTATTAACATGTTCgaaactattttaaaaactcCAAACCAATGTGCAagtctctttgtttctgtcacaCTATACAACATCCCCAGTACatacaaaaacagtccaaatctGATGGCATTAGTGTACAAGTCTGTGTCTCTTTCACagaaaatcacccaaatttTAAGACTATGGCATAGGCAGTCAGATTAGATGATCAAACGCATTCAGGACActtaaaacttcaaaatgaaCGTAATCCtttaggatttatttattaattttatttggaACATAGCAAAAGACTATATACAAATCTATCAGTAGAAATATTTAGTCTCCACCAGGTTGGTTGCTTTtcttcttaaaaagaaaaaacagcaggcctcaaaaatcttaaaagtaaaccacaaaaacaaaaacaaaaaaaaaaataataataataaaagagaatGTGATAAAAGGTTGAGTTCAGTCTCTCTGGTTTTATTAACGGGAGCTTCTAAAAAGCCCACATTGATTGCTTTCCCTTGTGCCATTCTTTGTCCAGAGAATAAAGCGGATTACGAGGAGCGTTGCAAAACGTCCAACACAAAATGGAAACAGATCCGTGATCAAGAGAAATCAAGTTAGTACGAGCAGGAAGTGTAAACTCCAAAAATATATGCCTCTCTCACACTGCTATCCACCAGTGTGTTTTgtcccaaaaatatattttcatgcctacattgctttgattttattgtCCGACAGGGAAATATACAAAGACGGCCGCAGCAGCGTGAGGCATTTGAGGAAATAGAACCGTCATGAGTGGACAGCTCCTGACCGAGTTAGTTCAGATCGTCCGATAGTCTGAAGTTCACTGGTTAAAACCACCACCAACCTCATTAAAGTTTCTTTCTTCGCGTGACAGGTTTTGTGTAAACGGTATCCATGATGCGTTTGCGTCTAAGGTTCATGCTCGAGGCCGGGGCCTCTCCCTCTTTAGTCCTCTTCAGAGCTCGTGGGTGTGGATTTGCTGGGCTGGGCAGAGGCGAGATCAGGTCCGCCTCTGCTATAGGAGGCGGCTCCAAAACGGCTTTGGATCTGaaggtgaagaaaaacaagacaaaaacatgaacatgatgtgatttttcttatctgacttttttgtgcaaaatgtgaTAATTAAATAATCTGTTATTTTGCTTTGGCATCAGTATAATGTCAAAATTCATGCCAATGAATCTGATTTGAATGATTTCTCAGCCCAAACAGATCACACTATGCATATCGATACTAAAACTCTTAAAActagaaaaaactaaaacaaagcagTTCTTTGTCAAATCCTCAGTTTCACACTTGACGTCTAAGCACGAGATGTCAGTTGCAAgcggcaacctctgaggctgaaaaatgaagccgaGCTCAATCCTCATGAAGCCCGTGTTAAAATAGCAAACTTtacaacttaacagcagaaataaagatgtttactgcctggtacaaaaaacgtTTGAGACTGAAGATTTTATTCTTTATAACGCACCTGTTTACATTATATTGAGGCCTAAAGTTACATATATACTCATATATAAGGGTGATCACGAGCCGTAATCTGCAACATCTGCGTGGAGCTGCGTGTCCCGTGTAAAAAGCCCAGTTGTTTGACAATGGTGCCAACAGAATATTATTATGCTTCTGTAAGCAGTGTGAACCTGGCGTTAGGGGTCCAGGAGGACAACAGGATCTTACTTGGCTGTTGATTTGCCTGCTTTTCTGGTCTTCGAAGCTCCTGCTGCTTTCTCCATCAGATCTTCTTCTGATGCAACTTcatcctggaaaaaaaaagcaatgttaaaaaacttaaaaaatgctaCTTATACCAGTAGAAAGCTACATGACAACAAATGAAGTGTTTAAGTCAAAATGCACTAACTAAAGCAATCAATGGTGTGAAAACTAAGTAAGTGCAAAACTGAACTGTGATTGCTTACTGCACACATTAAGCTAGTCTTAGTAATAATTGGTTTTAACCTAAAAtccttgcattttttaaaaccttttcttttttacagggctcccacacatttttacagaataattttcaaaacttttccttAATATTTCACCTCATTTCCATTATGTAATTCCAATAGTTTGAAATGAGTAGATCTGTAAACGCACACTTCCAGAGCATTGTGGATAAGCAAACTGCTATCGTTTGCTGTCTTTACTCTTGTGGTAGATGTTCGCCGCCTCCAACTTGTTGCACAGGCCAGTATACCAGACTGACACAAATGAATACGTTGCAAAACGCAAAGGCTGCAGCTCTTTTTTGGTGGATAGAAAACTCAAGATCCAAACAACGGTCAACCAGTGCAGAACTAGATTTCAGACTCAACTAATTTCACATATTAGACATGTTTTGGGAATTTTTGTGGAACAACAAGAATATatattcataacttttccataacATTCTGTTGActcaaaaacatttccaggcctagaaaacagtttttctaattttacaacttttccaggaatttcataaCTGTGGCttgtttttaagggaaaaacaaaaaaaaaaaacctatctGTTAAAGTCCCGGATTAACAATGACCTCATGAGATTACATGTTCGAGGAACTGACCAACACACTCAAATtcaggttaaaaataaaatccagagtCCTCCACATAAAAAGTATGAACATCATGAGCAGGAACACTTACATGAGGAGCAACAGAGGCATCTTTGACGACTTTCCTTCTGCTGCGAGTGACGGGTGCTGCAGACTCTTCACTTGGGCCTGGAAACTCTGCTCTttcagctgacacacacaacacagggTTAAAACCATCATGGATGAACAGATCGACATACGGGTAAATGATTCAACAGCTCACCTCTGGTTCTTCTTCGTGAGGGGGAGTAGATGTATGAATGCTCGCCTAGACTTGACTCTTCCTCTTCAGGTTCGGGGATCATGCTGTCGTTTACAGAAATTAGCGAGTGAACCTGCTCCACTGACGACTTCGTACTCCTCTTGCTGGTTCTCACCATCTTTGTGACAACTACTCCTGTAATCGCATAAGCGTTtcttttagttttatatttatagatTTAGGCATCTTTTTCAGCCATGCAAactcatcagtcagagacccctcagttgactgagatttcaagtcaagcagctgttttttcttgcagttttttttcagtgtgcatatattctggggacgttttggtccctAGATTTGGCTATTGAGTGAGCGTTCCTTACTTTAACACTGCTCTTTGATACAGTAAGCTGTGGACATGGAGGGAGCTGCCTGGAGGAAGAGAGGCTTTGCCCTTTCTTGCTGCTAGATAACGTTATCTTCTGCTTACAAGTGTTGAATTTACGTAGGGCTGCCACTTACTGCTAGACCTACTGCTAGAAACCTTGTTATTTAAAACCTAAAGTGagggggcgcccagtagctcagttggtagagtgggcgccccatgtacaaaggctacgTTCTCACTGCAGCGGTCATGGATTCGATTCAACAGCTGGATAAATAACACTTTTTATACTGCAAAAGTTGAGAAAGTTTGTGAGACATTTATCAATAAACCAATATGTTAGCCGTTTTCCATGgaggcatgtaaaaaaaattaacaaaataaaatattttcaaggtAACATGGCATGACTCATTGATTTACGGATGGTTTTTTATGGGGTGTATTCCTTAAAGCGACATTATTAGGCTGCTGGCTACAAGCTTTCTCTTGAAACTACATAATACATAACATTGGTCCAATTTAGCTAAATGGCTACTCTGTTGTCTCATTAATGTGTATCATGTTTCAAAACAACTctattaacaacaaaacaacagtattAGCCTTGCTAATTTTATCTTAgtataaagaaaatgtaaccATCAGGGGCTAATGTTAACGTTGTTAGTTGGCACTCGACTGAGAAGCTCAAGTTATCTTGTAATCGTTGGCAAAATAGTTGAATCTGTAATTTTAAATGAGTAGTCTCAGAGCGCTAAAATCATTAACGCTGGATAAACCATGGAAAAAACACAGGTTACATTAGCTTACATCCAAACTGTGATGGCTAGAGTTCACTTAATCACAACAATCCAACCCTCTCAGGCTACTTAACAGTCCCAATTAAGCTCAACATATtgtcatataataataataataataataaaatattatttgccAAAAGGTGACAAGTTATGTCCATACGTTTAGGCTTTTATATTCTATAACAGATTTCCTGCAGAAAAATGCAGTTCTGTTCTCTTTGGCCTCATACATACCTTCTGGCTTCTCTTCTTCATCCTGAAGTCTCTTAATGAGGGCATCTGCAACAGGGGTTTCAGAATCCACCTCCAGCGGTGAGTCCAGTAAGGGAAGGTCCTCCTCAGGATGATCCCAGAGTTTGCTTCTAACTGGTCGGCGGGAGTTTGTACGACCAGCCTTGCCGTTGAGTTCAGACTCAAGTAGAAGTTCACTTTTTTCAGTTATCGTCTCTCCTTTCATCTTCCTGGCACTCTGAGGAAGTGATACAGGAACCAGTTTCACCTGGGAGTGTAAAATGTCATTGAAGATGGACTGATTGGATCGAGTTGcaattcataatttaaaatggaCAGGAAGggtgaaactgaaaaatgataTGAGGTGAAACTTTTATGGAAAGCTGTGTCTCAAATATTTCgataaaaatctaaatgaatTGATGGTTTAACATCAAACTAAAATGTCTCGATATCTGTAAACATTAGAGGACGGCGAAAAAGATGAAGCTTTACATTCTTGGTATGCAACTggcagaaaacattttcttatataTCTGATGGTTTTCACATCAACAActtgcaaaaaagaaagagattaATTACTTACTTGTGGATAAACATTTAGGGTAATCCGGTTAGACTGCCGAGTCGCCCTGCTGGGACTGGAAAGATTTTtgctttcttcctcttccttctcaGATACCTCCGTCTTAGTTTTCCTGGAGTTGCGTCTGCCTGGGGATGCAACAACCTCTACCtgttctttctcttcctccaagACCTCTAACGCTGTTGACGCTGCCGCGCTGCTACTCGTGTTCCTTCTGCTGGACCTCCTTGGAGTGTTTACCTGAGTGGTCCCCTGTTTAGCCGGCGTGAGAGTTTTGGAGCTTCGTTGTCGAGAAACTTTTGCATCTGTGACGTCATCCTCTTGTTCCTCCTCATCTTTGATTTCAACCTCTGCAGACACCTCCTCACTTTGTCTTTGGGTCCTCCGGCTGGTCCTTGTTGAGGCAGCCCTCTGGGAACCTCGCCGTCTGGCTGGAGAAGAGGCCTTGGAGGTTGATGCCTCTGTGGTGTCGTTATCCACGgcgtcctcctcctcagtctcATCTTTTGGAGGCTCTGGCTGAGCGTTGCGAGTACTTCTTCGAGGTGTGCTGGCTCGCGCTTTAGTTTCTTTGATCTGTCTACTTTTTCGAGGTGTACGACCAGGCGAGGCACGGACCAGAGTGCTTGTttctgcctcctcttcctccggCTCCTCTGCTTCCTCCAGAAGAGGAGAAATAAAAGTAACTGTCCTCCCTCTCGTGGTTCTCCTTGTTGGAGTAGCAGGagctttctttttcctttgaGAAGTGGGAGTCCCTGGCACAGCCTGTTCCTCGAGCTTCGCAGGTTTCTCTTCCtcaacatctttattttttctcgGCCGTCCCCTTGTTCTCTTTTTGGTTTCTGTCTCTATTTTAATGTCTTCCCTGTCATCCTCTTCTGAGGCTTTGTggtcctcctgcttctcctccacAACAGTCTCTGTCTCTACTATGTCCTTGTCTTCATGCTGCTTCTCCTCCACAACAGTCTCTGTCTCTACTATGTCCTTGTCTTCGTGCTGCTTCTCCTCCAGAACAGACTCTGTCTCTACTAAGTCTTTGTCTTCGTCTTCGTGCTGCTTCTCGTCCAGAACAGACTCTGTCTCTGCGCTGGGAGTTAGGTCCTCATACATCTTAACAGGCCCATTCTCTTCAGGTTCTTCCTCATCTTCAGCAGGTGTTGgttcgtcctcctcctcctctcccagcTCCTCCCCAGTAGCATCTTTCTCTGCAGGAGAGTCTTTTTCATCCACAGCTGTGAGGAGTTCTCTTTCTGGACTTGGTTCAATAGCAGAAACACTTTCAAGCTCACGATCTTCAACTAACATTACTACAGGGACGTCCTCCACTGGACTTGGTTCAGAGGCTGGGGGACCGTCAGGTTCATGGTCTTCAACCAACATCACTAACTCTGCATTGATTTGTTCTTTAGTATCATCCGGCTGCTTTTCCtcagtgttttccttttgtACGTAAGGAGGTTCTGACTGTTCATCTACCTCAATTCCATCCAAGGTGTCCATCTCCTCCCTTTGCTCCTCTTCAGTCACTTCTCCAGACGGAGGAGCATCCTGATTGTCTGAGCCCAAAACAATAACCTCAGGTTTGGCCTCAATTTCATCAACAGCCTCCACTGTGGGAGACAGGGCGGGCTGGTCTGAGGACTGGACATCATTCTCCACAGGCAGGGTGCCTGCCTCTTTCTCAGCATCCTCGTCCAAATCTAACATCAGAGAGAAGCTGCTTTGAGTTTCAGATCTCGGGTCGTCTGGCGCAATGGTGTGCTGCAGCTCAGGAAGACCCAGCTGAGATGTATGGACCAGGCCGTCCTGCCCCTCCACGAGCTCCAGGGGGACCAGGAGAGTGGTGGAGGGTTTGAGCTCCATGTATGATGCTCCTTCATCCTCATCTGCCACCATCCCTGCTTCATCTGCCCCGAGTCTCACCATCACCACATCGCCCTCCATGTCATCCTCCATCATCTGTaacagagcaaacacacaggagGAATGATTTGCTGATTTTGATGAAGTGGTTTATTATTTAgtctacaaaatgtcagaaaatgattaaaatgtctACCACAACTCTGTTACCTTTATTTCTGCGCCGGGCGTGATCAGAGAGAACTCTGCAGCCTCTTGCTCTGACAGACTCGGCAGGAAGTGGGTGTGTCCTTGTTGTACAAAAACTGAACTGGGTTGGAGGGGCGGCAGCCTCCCATTACCCTGGACCTCCTCAATGATCTCCACCTCACTACCAGAGTCCTCCTCATCAActtcttcctccccctcctcttcctcagcttGATCAGacgactcctcctcctcctcctcctcctcctcttcttcttcttcgtcgtcgtcgtcgtcgtcgtcgtcttCCTCGGACAGAGGGCTGGAGAGCTCTTCACTATCGTTCACACTCACGACGGCTGAAAACAAAGGAGAAAAGTGCAGGTGTGTGAGAAATTTAGTAAAGCAGTACAGTAACAGTTTAACCAGTGTTAATGTGCACATGTGTTCAGTCTTCCTCACAGTGGGAGTCTGTGCCAGTTGGCTCGGAGGACGTCACAGAGGCAGTCGATTTTTGGGTGGTGAACACCGGAGGAGCCTCAGCAGCTGCCTGCACCTCCGCTTCAGCCGCACCTGGTGACTCACTGAGAGAAAGGAGAATGAAACCttcaaactgtgaaaaactaCACAGTAAACAGCTAAGAGAGCCAGTAAAGCACAGTGTTTcacaacattttcacattttcaaattaaatccCCACATTTAAAGTGATATAAActtgttgaaaaagtgacctaGAGGGGTTGTTTAAATATAGAATATGCCCTTAATAATATTTTCAGCTAACAAATAATAATTCCCATCCCTTGAGTTTGTTCATAGCTcaggaacaaaaacaagatcTAGGTTCTAATGCTGGTGAAAGGAAGATAAAACCCTGCAAGTCTATACAAACGTTTCAACCACTAGAGCAAACTACAATGATTTAGTGTTGGATTTGACTGGTTTTTATTCTTATCTAATGATACACTGAatgtttttcatgcttttttatttaaacatttggtgttaaaacaaaagacatttctttcatctttttgtaaaacagaaaaGCGTACAGACCTGTTGAAGGATGTCTGCATTTGTGATGTGTCATGAATTCCTGAGCGGGTGAGCGGAGGAGACAGATCGCTGCCAAACAGATGTCTCTGCACAAACTCTgtcaaggcaaggcaagtttatttgtatagcacatttcagcaacaaggcaattcaaggtgcttcacacagaacattgaaatacaacaacagactctcagcagacctgatattttctggtagtttgttccagatatacggaacatgtttagttctgacttttggaacacagagcagacctgCACCAGATGACCTGAGCGGTCTTGATGGTTCATACTGGACTAGAAGgtctttgatgtattttgggCCTAAACCATTCAGTGCTTTATATGCTAGCAAGAGAATTTTAAGTCTATTCTCTGAGAGACAGGGAGCCAGTGTAGAGACCTCAGAACTGGAGTGATGTGGTCCGCTCTCTTGGTCTTAGTAAGGActcgagcagcagcgttctggaTCAGCTGCAATTGTCTGATGGACTTTTTAGGCAGACCAGAGAAGATACTGTTACAGTAGTCAACTCGACTAAAGATAAATGCATGGACAAGTTTTTCAAGGTCCTGCTGCGACATCAGAcctttaatcctagaaatattcttgAGGTGTCTGTCAGATCTGTCAAtgaaacaggagaaaaacctCAGTATGATGTCATTATAACCTTGGCTTGGTTGGGTAATGTTcttgttttagtcttttttttgtctttttaatccattttatttAGTTCTTTAATCttagttttatttcattcagcTTTACTACTATTACTGTTAACACAGCTTTtgattttctcaaattttcataattttttgcattgtttttgtcttttgtgtttttacagtatacATATGGTATGCCTTATTATTGGCTTGTCAATCATCTGTGAAACACTTTGAACTGGACCAAGTTTTAAGCATTACAAATGAAGTTTGATCAACTGGGTTGTATATGAATTACTTTATTCTTCCTTAATATGAGGTGGCAATATCttgaaacattttcactgtaaaaatgcatcatttaaGGACGAACCTGTTGATTGCTCCAGCTCCTCTTCTGGTTCGTTTGTGGCTTCAGATGATTTCAGATACTCAGTGAACTCTGTGGATTCAATGGCCTCTGTCTGGATATCCTGTTCTGCTGGTTGATCCGGAGATTCTACCTCAGCGCCAGAGTCCGTCCTCTCTGTTACCTGGTTACAAActagtagcaaaaaaaaaaaagtatcaaacaatgttttaaagatGTGTGGCAGAAACGCATGCATTCAACaccttttattaaattaattttattaaaaatttaaatatcagAGCAAGGTGCGTCTTTGTATTTTGGGCTGCCAACCTGTAATAAAAACTCACAAGggaacattcattcattcattttcctcacaagggtcgtgggggggctggagccaatccccgCTGTCATcaggcagaaggcggggtacaccctggacaggtcgccagactatcacagggctgacacgtatagacaaacaaccatacacactcacagtcacaactaagggcaatttagagtcaccaatcaacctgagctgcatgtctttggactgtgggagcaagccggagaccccggagagaacccacgcagacacggggagaacatgcaaactccgcacagaagggcccccgccaaTGGACCGTACACCATTGTAACACGGGACCAcgacgccaccgtgccgccccGCAAAGGAACAAATAGAACAAGTTCTGCAAATAAATTACCTTGATTATGACTAGACATTTCCTCTTGGTGAAGAGTTGCAGCATCTTCACGTTCGCTACTTGACTCAACATCCTGTTCATCCTCCTCTTTCGACTGAACTTCTTCCTTGTTTTCAGCCTCCTCTTCAAGACCAATCTCCATCACCTCTTCAGCCGCTTCATCGTCGTTAAGCTCCTCGTCACccttcacctcctcttcctcctcctctacatCCTCTGATGTCGGGAGAGGGGTTTGCTCAGTGGTTGGTGACGGCGCTGGTTCTTGATTTTCATTTGGGCCTTTGATGTTTATCGTCACTacgtcctcttcttcctctgtggctttatgctcctcctctccttcctgaCCCTCTGAGAGATCAGGAAGAGGTGCATCATAATACTCCAGAGTGGTGTCTGTTGAACGGACAGACGCCTGGCTGGTGTCAAGGCTCAGGTTAAGTCGTGCTGGTGCTGAATCTGATGGTCTGGTTTCTGCAGTGACTTCATGAATTGAGGAGGACTCGTTCTCAAAGCATCTCAGGTGTGGGGAGGGAATACCTCCTTCTGGAGGCAAGAACTTCACAAGAGGCTGTTCCACTTCCTCATctccgccctcctcctcctcctcctcctcctcgggcTGTGAGGACCAGGTCTTGTGTGTAGCCTTGGATATTGTGGAGCCTCTGGTCAGCAGGTTAATCTCACTGTCTGCTGCCATCTAGAGAGGAAAACAGTTCCATagaagacacattttattttaaagacaagacaaaacaaacctCACAAACAAACGAAGATGATATCTGATAAGAAGCGCGCTGATATATACCACTAAGCACAAATTCaagagattttctttttgtttggaTGTGAGGCAACTTCTCATTCAACACACAACTATTATCTTGTGCCTGATCTTACCCCATTGGTCCATCGGATGCTCTTCTCTGGTTCAGGAGATTCTGCCTCTTCAATAAAGGTGATCCGGCTCTCTTTGCTGCGGATTGGGGGGGTGATGGAGCGTCCTGGAGAAGCAGACGGGGTTGCGACTGGTGTGGGCCTCAGGCTGCTGCGAAGGATAGACTGGGGAGTGAAGGCTGAGAACACAGGACCAGAAGCAGCCAAAGCCCGAGCTcgctgagaaaac is a genomic window containing:
- the ahctf1 gene encoding protein ELYS isoform X1; the protein is MHDLTAQVTSSLLPFPRVTVDALGEDEITLDSVLHGRFTVGRSGLAWLACGPHLEVVHAVTGERLSAYCFSSGGEHPPSVLAARDFSWLKRSGLLVGLEETEGSVLCLYDLGLSRVVKAVVIPGRITAIEPLVSYGGASTSTQHLHQSLRWFFGIAAVVTDLGHVLLVDLCLDDLSCSQSELEASDLQVVTKSPAEIPRLREVSTRQGRHLCLQLNGPSGVGATALQYIPRTNQLAVGFLDGYLQLWNMKSLKKEYHSQLEGGRVPVHAFTFQEPENDPRNCCYLWAVQSSQDLEGDIVSLRLLQLAFSERKCLASGKILYEGLEYCEERYSQELSGTAFPLRTQATDTRLLSCQTIEKFRPHPDRDDSMNEVASPDTSVSIFSWQVKAYGQGSPSTYIGVFDINRWYHAQMPDSLRSGECLQNCPYLAVWSLDPAVKMVSQHVLLDVVVHERSLSRGLPYTCPPPEQYFNPTTYNFDATCLFNSGIVHLTCSGYQKETLSFLKKAAPCSSDVISTSYSRCLMSGLLSSRLADTQASSLSQEEQLDAILSTAVETSSLGLITGCIKQWTAEEQPGSALNLRYILDWAWNKVVQTKEELDGICAPLFDSSSNFTDPQTMQLLQHSQRLLGNLSTIFHCLLSEAQELTQKGLVGLMNKNMVSSLISKYAQVVLWFCRTGLLPEGSDDDALQISRPFYTHSVISNYYTIRREELARLAKGKWCADCLMIDGLVGQCGERLTNLWKRDEGGTGQYPPPSLHALLDIYLLDNIDEAAKHAIVIYLLLDVMYSFPNKEGASVESFPTAFAIPIGLVKLVQGLWLLDHHDHQSSFELLLHPAASQCQFEWQHERVLQALMCQGQHSVALRYFHVTKPPISSTSQAKLCLSVLLYNRCLIEAWSLLRQHSSRLNMNELLGFLYESCQELGLIKELLKLPLGINEQECLEKFLQGTGGLQNRELLMVHYLQQANYIPALQLNHGLKMNLVNERDPKLKERSNIRNSILDQYGRVLPRVQRKLAMERAKPYQHPSTIHREVSRPQPLSTISKRSTNEKVMSRAGFINNVLTKIEEVWLGKGATPQSSPARSSPRAADVQSPKPSTMALPDPFLGTPITMTSKRKSRLLDLVVHPSCQTPRPLLSPPRPPSSWVSPKSISKVPELSLLQTPQVVKRARALAASGPVFSAFTPQSILRSSLRPTPVATPSASPGRSITPPIRSKESRITFIEEAESPEPEKSIRWTNGMAADSEINLLTRGSTISKATHKTWSSQPEEEEEEEEGGDEEVEQPLVKFLPPEGGIPSPHLRCFENESSSIHEVTAETRPSDSAPARLNLSLDTSQASVRSTDTTLEYYDAPLPDLSEGQEGEEEHKATEEEEDVVTINIKGPNENQEPAPSPTTEQTPLPTSEDVEEEEEEVKGDEELNDDEAAEEVMEIGLEEEAENKEEVQSKEEDEQDVESSSEREDAATLHQEEMSSHNQVCNQVTERTDSGAEVESPDQPAEQDIQTEAIESTEFTEYLKSSEATNEPEEELEQSTEFVQRHLFGSDLSPPLTRSGIHDTSQMQTSFNSESPGAAEAEVQAAAEAPPVFTTQKSTASVTSSEPTGTDSHSVVSVNDSEELSSPLSEEDDDDDDDDEEEEEEEEEEEEESSDQAEEEEGEEEVDEEDSGSEVEIIEEVQGNGRLPPLQPSSVFVQQGHTHFLPSLSEQEAAEFSLITPGAEIKMMEDDMEGDVVMVRLGADEAGMVADEDEGASYMELKPSTTLLVPLELVEGQDGLVHTSQLGLPELQHTIAPDDPRSETQSSFSLMLDLDEDAEKEAGTLPVENDVQSSDQPALSPTVEAVDEIEAKPEVIVLGSDNQDAPPSGEVTEEEQREEMDTLDGIEVDEQSEPPYVQKENTEEKQPDDTKEQINAELVMLVEDHEPDGPPASEPSPVEDVPVVMLVEDRELESVSAIEPSPERELLTAVDEKDSPAEKDATGEELGEEEEDEPTPAEDEEEPEENGPVKMYEDLTPSAETESVLDEKQHEDEDKDLVETESVLEEKQHEDKDIVETETVVEEKQHEDKDIVETETVVEEKQEDHKASEEDDREDIKIETETKKRTRGRPRKNKDVEEEKPAKLEEQAVPGTPTSQRKKKAPATPTRRTTRGRTVTFISPLLEEAEEPEEEEAETSTLVRASPGRTPRKSRQIKETKARASTPRRSTRNAQPEPPKDETEEEDAVDNDTTEASTSKASSPARRRGSQRAASTRTSRRTQRQSEEVSAEVEIKDEEEQEDDVTDAKVSRQRSSKTLTPAKQGTTQVNTPRRSSRRNTSSSAAASTALEVLEEEKEQVEVVASPGRRNSRKTKTEVSEKEEEESKNLSSPSRATRQSNRITLNVYPQVKLVPVSLPQSARKMKGETITEKSELLLESELNGKAGRTNSRRPVRSKLWDHPEEDLPLLDSPLEVDSETPVADALIKRLQDEEEKPEGVVVTKMVRTSKRSTKSSVEQVHSLISVNDSMIPEPEEEESSLGEHSYIYSPSRRRTRAERAEFPGPSEESAAPVTRSRRKVVKDASVAPHDEVASEEDLMEKAAGASKTRKAGKSTAKSKAVLEPPPIAEADLISPLPSPANPHPRALKRTKEGEAPASSMNLRRKRIMDTVYTKPVTRRKKL